The proteins below come from a single Piscinibacter gummiphilus genomic window:
- a CDS encoding AMP-binding protein, translated as MTDLRELFSPTRLPGLSAHGRALLRHLREHPQAPRFRDFSGHRLGLAERWQARARHAWWQRRAAPDWLAGEPLPAWVGPFVARCAHGVDAHAGKAALPFAQLPTMDRHALATQLAAHVPRSLPLDELICFSTSGTTGHPLRVPSHPRVACDYYAHHRRALALFGIVPKAGVGDVGIVLAGFQQRCFTYVSVNPLQRECGLAKINLHPGEWRHPGDRAAYLDAMAPELISGDPVSLAELLRLGLRHRPRALLSTSMALSAGLRAELEAAFACPVLNLYSLNEVGPVAVEVPTLGGFVPLQPRLLIEVVDDAGRSLPPGERGEIVVTGGFNPWLPLLRYRTGDHASIVRTPQGLMLQGLEGRAPVRFRGADGRWHNNIEVTRAMAPFALVRFALHQRADASLVLRVDAHEPLPALAARLRAALAATFGDTPIEIAALRADDKVRQYTSALAGAETAR; from the coding sequence GTGACCGACCTGCGCGAGCTCTTCTCCCCCACGCGCCTGCCCGGCCTGTCGGCCCACGGACGCGCCCTGCTGCGCCACCTGCGCGAGCACCCGCAGGCGCCACGCTTCCGCGATTTCAGCGGGCACCGCCTCGGCTTGGCCGAGCGCTGGCAGGCGCGTGCGCGCCACGCGTGGTGGCAGCGCCGCGCAGCGCCCGACTGGCTGGCCGGCGAGCCGCTGCCCGCGTGGGTCGGCCCGTTCGTCGCGCGGTGTGCGCACGGCGTCGACGCACATGCCGGCAAGGCCGCGCTGCCGTTTGCACAGCTGCCGACGATGGACCGCCACGCGCTCGCCACGCAGCTGGCTGCGCACGTTCCGCGCAGCCTGCCGCTCGACGAGCTGATCTGCTTTTCCACCAGCGGCACCACCGGCCACCCGCTGCGTGTGCCCTCGCATCCGCGCGTGGCCTGCGACTACTACGCCCACCACCGGCGCGCGCTGGCGCTGTTCGGCATCGTGCCGAAGGCGGGCGTGGGCGACGTGGGGATCGTGCTGGCGGGCTTCCAGCAGCGTTGCTTCACCTACGTGTCGGTCAACCCGCTGCAGCGCGAATGCGGGCTCGCCAAGATCAACCTGCACCCGGGCGAGTGGCGGCATCCCGGCGACCGCGCGGCGTACCTCGATGCGATGGCGCCCGAGCTGATCTCGGGCGACCCGGTGTCGCTGGCCGAGCTGCTGCGCCTGGGCCTGCGGCACCGGCCGCGTGCCTTGCTGTCGACCTCGATGGCGCTCTCGGCCGGGCTGCGCGCCGAGCTGGAAGCCGCGTTCGCCTGCCCCGTGCTTAACCTCTATTCGCTGAACGAGGTGGGGCCGGTGGCGGTCGAAGTGCCGACGCTCGGCGGCTTCGTGCCGCTGCAGCCGCGCCTGTTGATCGAGGTGGTCGACGACGCCGGCCGCAGCCTGCCGCCCGGTGAGCGTGGCGAGATCGTGGTCACCGGCGGCTTCAACCCCTGGCTGCCGCTGCTGCGCTACCGCACCGGCGACCACGCGTCGATCGTGCGCACACCGCAGGGCCTGATGCTGCAGGGGCTGGAGGGGCGGGCGCCGGTGCGCTTCCGCGGTGCCGATGGCCGCTGGCACAACAACATCGAGGTCACGCGGGCGATGGCGCCATTTGCGCTCGTCCGCTTTGCGCTGCACCAGCGTGCCGACGCCAGCCTCGTCTTGCGTGTGGATGCGCACGAGCCGCTGCCGGCGCTGGCAGCGCGGCTGCGGGCGGCCCTGGCCGCCACCTTCGGCGACACGCCGATCGAGATCGCCGCGCTGCGGGCCGACGACAAGGTGCGCCAGTACACGAGCGCCCTCGCCGGCGCCGAGACCGCCCGATGA
- a CDS encoding oxidoreductase: MSNDTSRVTSRFNRKSTALEVVEGLSLAGRHMLVTGGASGLGLETSRALAKAGATLTLAVRDMAQGDAAATALSGDTGNPNIRVARLDLADLASVKQFADDWRARGEPLHVLVNNAGIMACPLSRNTLGWEAQFATNHLGHFALTRALLPVLLQSEAPRVVALSSSGHRLSPIVFDDIHFQTREYNKWKAYGQAKTANALMALHLDTLHAKDGLTANAVHPGGIRTGLSRHITREEMEAMGWVKPGAAPGELPPGFKTPEQGAATTVWAATAPELQGHGGLYLEDCNEAVPSPEGERRYGYVAHVRDRDAAARLWAVSEAMLAQAGF; this comes from the coding sequence ATGAGCAACGACACCTCACGCGTCACCTCGCGTTTCAACCGCAAGAGCACCGCCCTGGAGGTGGTGGAAGGCCTGTCGCTGGCCGGCCGCCACATGCTCGTGACAGGCGGCGCCTCCGGCCTCGGCCTGGAGACCTCGCGGGCCCTGGCCAAGGCCGGTGCGACGCTCACGCTCGCCGTGCGCGACATGGCCCAGGGCGACGCCGCCGCCACGGCGCTGAGCGGCGACACCGGCAACCCCAACATCCGCGTGGCCCGGCTCGACCTGGCCGACCTCGCGAGCGTGAAGCAGTTCGCCGACGACTGGCGCGCCCGCGGCGAGCCACTGCACGTGCTCGTCAACAACGCCGGCATCATGGCCTGCCCGCTCAGCCGCAACACCCTCGGCTGGGAAGCGCAATTCGCCACCAACCACCTCGGCCACTTCGCGCTGACGCGTGCGCTGCTGCCGGTGCTCCTGCAGAGCGAGGCGCCCCGCGTGGTGGCGCTCAGCTCGTCGGGCCACCGGCTGAGCCCGATCGTGTTCGACGACATCCACTTTCAGACGCGCGAGTACAACAAGTGGAAGGCCTACGGCCAGGCCAAGACCGCCAACGCGCTGATGGCGCTGCACCTCGACACGCTGCACGCGAAAGACGGCCTCACCGCCAACGCGGTGCACCCGGGCGGGATCAGGACGGGCCTCTCGCGCCACATCACGCGCGAAGAGATGGAAGCGATGGGCTGGGTGAAGCCCGGTGCGGCGCCGGGTGAGCTCCCGCCCGGCTTCAAGACGCCCGAGCAAGGTGCGGCCACCACGGTGTGGGCCGCGACCGCCCCCGAGCTGCAAGGCCACGGCGGGCTCTACCTCGAAGACTGCAACGAGGCCGTGCCCTCGCCCGAAGGCGAGCGCCGCTATGGCTACGTGGCCCACGTGCGCGACCGTGACGCCGCCGCCCGGCTGTGGGCGGTGAGCGAGGCGATGCTGGCGCAGGCCGGGTTCTGA
- a CDS encoding methyl-accepting chemotaxis protein, producing MRSRFLSWCLRPGLAAMQRLRLPGKLVLLAVPLLAASLLTMLGHRLALPLAGAAAVLWLYVALCFHLSLSRAMRALDEMVNALCAGDLTQSRVLPGRDELADMARSLEAMTRRFSQLVSTIRSEAQLVAMAGDRLSVSAHELHDRTEEQARSLHQTSESMASLVTTVQVNASDAQEADGLAASVRHAAEGGTAIVESAVHSMQGLEKRSGQMTDIIGVINGIAFQTNILALNAAVEAARAGEAGRGFAVVASEVRTLAQRCAQAATEVKTLIEGSAAEVSTSMGRIREASRSLQSVMQGISQVADKARVISESSAAQKSGLQGMEQSVQSLDGITRSNARMVDSSVKSAEKLREQARQLSAAVVSMKLRQGCADEARALVDKAVALIHSAGLPSAASRFHARDGGFVDRDLFIIVMDRKGYFRAFGMDPKKADKPAVAAPGVNIDELNAKTYAAADAGGGWIEFKSLHPQTKLAVEKMAYVQPAGPELVVMCSVNKTDGAAAPAGAPPAAALATGR from the coding sequence ATGCGCTCTCGTTTCCTTTCCTGGTGTTTGCGCCCCGGCCTTGCTGCAATGCAGCGCCTGCGCCTGCCCGGCAAGCTCGTGCTGCTGGCCGTGCCGCTGCTGGCCGCGTCGCTGCTCACGATGCTCGGCCATCGGCTCGCGCTGCCGCTGGCCGGGGCCGCCGCGGTGCTGTGGCTCTACGTCGCGCTGTGCTTCCACCTGAGCCTGAGCCGCGCGATGCGGGCGCTCGACGAGATGGTGAACGCGCTGTGCGCCGGTGACCTCACGCAGTCGCGCGTGCTGCCCGGGCGCGACGAGCTGGCCGACATGGCGCGCAGCCTCGAGGCAATGACCCGCCGCTTCTCGCAGCTCGTCTCCACCATCCGCAGCGAAGCGCAACTCGTGGCAATGGCCGGCGACCGGCTCTCGGTCAGCGCCCATGAACTGCACGACCGCACCGAAGAGCAGGCCCGGAGCCTGCACCAGACCTCCGAAAGCATGGCCTCGCTCGTGACCACCGTGCAGGTGAACGCGAGCGATGCACAGGAAGCCGACGGCCTGGCCGCCAGCGTGCGCCACGCGGCCGAAGGCGGCACCGCCATCGTCGAATCGGCGGTGCACTCGATGCAGGGCCTGGAGAAACGCTCGGGCCAGATGACCGACATCATCGGCGTCATCAACGGCATCGCTTTCCAGACCAACATCCTCGCGCTGAACGCGGCGGTGGAAGCGGCCCGCGCCGGCGAGGCCGGCCGTGGCTTCGCGGTGGTGGCGAGCGAAGTGCGCACGCTCGCGCAGCGCTGCGCGCAGGCGGCCACGGAAGTGAAGACGCTGATCGAAGGCTCGGCCGCCGAGGTGTCGACGAGCATGGGCCGCATCCGCGAGGCGAGCCGGTCCTTGCAGTCGGTGATGCAGGGCATCTCGCAGGTGGCCGACAAGGCGCGCGTGATCTCCGAGTCGAGCGCGGCGCAGAAGAGCGGCCTGCAGGGCATGGAGCAGTCGGTGCAGAGCCTCGATGGCATCACCCGCAGCAACGCGCGCATGGTCGACAGCTCGGTGAAGTCGGCCGAAAAGCTGCGCGAGCAGGCACGCCAGCTGTCGGCGGCCGTCGTCTCGATGAAACTGCGCCAGGGCTGTGCCGACGAGGCGCGTGCGCTGGTCGACAAGGCGGTCGCCTTGATCCACAGCGCGGGTCTGCCGTCGGCCGCGAGCCGCTTCCATGCACGCGACGGCGGCTTCGTCGACCGCGATCTCTTCATCATCGTGATGGACCGCAAGGGCTACTTCCGCGCCTTCGGCATGGACCCGAAGAAGGCCGACAAACCAGCCGTCGCCGCCCCCGGCGTCAACATCGACGAGCTCAACGCCAAGACCTATGCCGCAGCCGATGCCGGCGGCGGCTGGATCGAGTTCAAGAGCCTGCACCCGCAGACCAAGCTGGCGGTGGAGAAGATGGCCTACGTGCAGCCCGCGGGCCCCGAGCTGGTGGTGATGTGCAGCGTCAACAAGACCGACGGTGCCGCTGCTCCCGCAGGCGCACCGCCGGCCGCTGCCCTGGCTACTGGCAGGTGA
- a CDS encoding tannase/feruloyl esterase family alpha/beta hydrolase, with protein sequence MNARRLSPAALAATTLLAALAGCGGNDDEPGGLPRLAAATPATLSGTCADLASRLTLANTTITSTTDVPAGTLLVGGQPIAQHCRVVGSMYPRTGIDGNAYAIGFEMRLPNNWNGRFFYQANGGIDGNVGTATGAVNGGPGLTNALHMGFAVISSDAGHSGALGPNFGIDPQARLDYGYQAVQKLTPMAKSLIQTAYGKQPDRSYFGGCSNGGRHTMVAMSRFADQYDGFLAGAPGYNLPKAAIANIFGAQRYALIDPANLANAFTPAERTTVANAVLAKCDALDGATDGLVQDVEACRSAFNFATDVPTCPGARDGSCLTTSQKVAFAPIFSGATTSTGRSFYASFPYDPGIASSGIPFWEFIAPVALDTGGVGQIWKVPPEPVAGFNGASFALNMNIDLALQWIDTTNATYTESAMSFMTPPNPTQLSTLKNRGAKVMVYHGVADPIFSVDDTKAWYDGLRANNGGDASNFAKFYRVPGMGHCSGGPATDQFDMLTPLVAWVEQGTEPQAITATARGTGNAAGANAEVPGAWGASRTRPLCPYPKVARYDGTGDVNLAASFTCQ encoded by the coding sequence ATGAACGCAAGACGACTTTCACCGGCCGCGCTGGCGGCCACCACCCTGCTCGCCGCGCTCGCCGGCTGCGGCGGCAACGACGACGAGCCGGGCGGCCTGCCGCGCCTCGCCGCTGCCACACCGGCCACGCTGTCGGGCACCTGCGCCGACCTCGCATCGCGCCTCACGCTCGCCAACACGACCATCACCTCGACCACCGACGTGCCCGCCGGCACGCTGCTCGTTGGCGGCCAGCCGATCGCGCAGCACTGCCGCGTGGTCGGCTCGATGTACCCGCGCACGGGCATCGACGGCAACGCCTACGCCATCGGCTTCGAGATGCGTCTGCCCAACAACTGGAACGGCCGCTTTTTCTACCAGGCCAACGGCGGCATCGACGGCAACGTGGGCACCGCCACCGGCGCGGTCAACGGCGGCCCCGGCCTCACGAATGCGCTGCACATGGGCTTCGCGGTGATCAGCTCCGACGCCGGCCACAGCGGCGCGCTCGGCCCCAACTTCGGCATCGACCCGCAGGCCCGCCTCGACTACGGCTACCAGGCGGTGCAGAAGCTCACGCCCATGGCCAAGAGCCTGATCCAGACCGCCTACGGCAAGCAGCCCGACCGCTCCTACTTCGGCGGCTGCTCCAACGGCGGGCGCCACACGATGGTCGCGATGAGCCGCTTTGCCGACCAGTACGACGGCTTCCTCGCCGGCGCCCCGGGCTACAACCTGCCCAAGGCCGCCATCGCCAACATCTTCGGCGCGCAGCGTTATGCGCTGATCGACCCGGCCAACCTCGCCAACGCCTTCACGCCGGCCGAGCGCACGACGGTGGCCAACGCGGTGCTTGCCAAGTGCGACGCGCTCGACGGCGCGACCGACGGCCTCGTGCAGGACGTGGAAGCCTGCCGCAGCGCCTTCAACTTCGCGACCGACGTGCCCACCTGCCCCGGCGCCCGCGATGGGTCATGCCTCACCACCTCCCAGAAGGTCGCCTTCGCGCCGATCTTCAGTGGTGCCACCACCAGCACGGGTCGCTCGTTCTACGCGAGCTTCCCGTACGACCCGGGCATCGCCAGCTCCGGCATCCCGTTCTGGGAGTTCATCGCGCCCGTGGCGCTCGACACCGGCGGCGTCGGCCAGATCTGGAAGGTGCCGCCCGAGCCGGTGGCCGGCTTCAACGGCGCGAGCTTCGCGCTCAACATGAACATCGACCTCGCGCTGCAGTGGATCGACACCACGAATGCCACCTACACCGAGTCGGCGATGAGCTTCATGACGCCGCCCAACCCGACGCAGCTGTCGACGCTGAAGAACCGTGGCGCGAAAGTCATGGTCTACCACGGCGTGGCCGACCCGATCTTCTCGGTCGACGACACCAAGGCCTGGTACGACGGCCTGCGCGCCAACAACGGCGGTGACGCCAGCAACTTCGCGAAGTTCTACCGCGTGCCCGGCATGGGCCACTGCTCGGGCGGCCCCGCCACCGACCAGTTCGACATGCTGACGCCGCTCGTCGCGTGGGTGGAGCAAGGCACCGAGCCGCAGGCCATCACCGCCACCGCGCGCGGCACCGGCAACGCCGCGGGCGCCAACGCCGAAGTGCCGGGCGCCTGGGGCGCGAGCCGCACGCGCCCGCTGTGCCCCTACCCCAAGGTGGCGCGCTACGACGGCACGGGTGACGTGAACCTCGCGGCCAGCTTCACCTGCCAGTAG
- a CDS encoding DUF6351 family protein — protein MKTWKVQAVSAASALLLAACGGGGSDAGDSEGSARETAQSAGSNVQGDGERGGLVDRHGPVDLTVLSSPPQYVSGGDARIAVRVPPGLRDKLELRLNGRLVRGALAPTADGLEGVITGLVDGRNVLEVRHKHLGFLLRDRLVLTNYPITGPIFSGPQQEPFVCTTTQGAVGRQPLVESATPPGFPVFDASGARIGYSKTCSIETFVSYVYRSTTNQWRPLPTDGSTPVDMAKTTLADGREVDFIVRQERGTINRFLYSFAMLAPRGENPASPDLSLWNKRLQYWFQGGVAVGHSQGTLHGGAMNADILRTGTAIVHSSGNNTGTHYNMTLAAETAMMTKERFVERYGVPLYTYGLGGSGGAIQQYLLQQNQPGILDAALPVQSYPDMVTQTIHVGDCELLEHYMDATDRANPKWRVTKNRTWLVGMNAEEGFARVNDALAPLKTALGYSTAPGTTECVPAWRGLTPLAMNPWYGQAPNQQLYEPQSAIAAIRWTHYDDLRNVYGVDATGAARPTWDNVGVQYGLRSLKEGRITPDEFLDLNFKIGGWKHPSDMVQEGFPFFGTSQAEINRALTEPGYFDPWSRRNMRLSPTPDQPAPRTKGDPIATRAAYTSGHVFDGELTLPTIDHRQYMERELDMHNSHQSFAVRKRVLDKMGRADHLVIWFTDTMPGQPKASQSFDAIAVMDEWMANIRANPKKGIARNRPARAVDSCFDVHGQLIYAGDDAWNGILDSLPPGPCTQRFPIYGTSRTVAGAPIEGGIYQCSLKPVERALMDGTYAPWMPNAAAVAKLKQIFPEGVCDYSRPDQARPRKHHH, from the coding sequence ATGAAGACCTGGAAGGTACAGGCCGTCTCTGCCGCCAGCGCCTTGCTGCTGGCCGCATGTGGTGGCGGCGGCAGTGATGCCGGCGACAGCGAAGGCAGCGCCCGCGAGACGGCGCAGTCCGCGGGATCGAATGTGCAGGGTGATGGCGAACGCGGTGGCCTCGTCGACCGCCACGGGCCGGTCGATCTGACCGTGCTCTCCAGCCCGCCGCAGTACGTGTCGGGCGGCGATGCGCGCATCGCGGTGCGTGTGCCGCCGGGCCTGCGCGACAAGCTGGAGCTGCGGCTCAACGGCCGGCTCGTGCGTGGCGCGCTCGCGCCCACCGCCGACGGCCTGGAAGGCGTGATCACCGGCCTGGTGGATGGCCGCAACGTGCTGGAGGTGCGGCACAAGCACCTCGGCTTCCTGCTGCGCGACCGCCTCGTGCTGACGAACTACCCCATCACCGGCCCCATCTTCTCGGGCCCGCAGCAGGAGCCCTTCGTCTGCACCACCACGCAAGGCGCGGTGGGCCGGCAGCCGCTGGTCGAGTCGGCCACGCCGCCCGGCTTCCCGGTCTTCGACGCCAGCGGCGCGCGCATCGGCTACAGCAAGACCTGCTCGATCGAGACCTTCGTCAGCTACGTGTACCGCAGCACCACCAACCAGTGGCGCCCGCTGCCCACCGACGGCTCCACGCCCGTCGACATGGCGAAGACGACGCTGGCCGACGGCCGCGAGGTCGACTTCATCGTGCGCCAGGAGCGCGGCACCATCAACCGCTTCCTCTACAGCTTCGCGATGCTGGCGCCGCGCGGCGAGAACCCGGCGTCACCCGACCTGAGCCTGTGGAACAAGCGGCTGCAGTACTGGTTCCAGGGCGGCGTGGCGGTGGGCCACTCGCAGGGCACGCTGCATGGCGGCGCGATGAACGCCGACATCCTGCGCACCGGCACGGCCATCGTGCATTCGAGCGGCAACAACACCGGCACGCACTACAACATGACGCTCGCCGCGGAGACCGCGATGATGACCAAGGAGCGCTTCGTCGAGCGCTACGGCGTGCCGCTCTACACCTACGGCCTGGGCGGCTCGGGCGGCGCGATCCAGCAATACCTGCTGCAGCAGAACCAGCCGGGCATCCTCGATGCTGCGCTGCCGGTGCAGTCGTATCCCGACATGGTCACGCAGACCATCCACGTCGGCGACTGCGAGCTGCTCGAGCACTACATGGACGCCACCGACCGCGCCAACCCGAAGTGGCGCGTGACGAAGAACCGCACGTGGCTCGTCGGCATGAACGCCGAGGAAGGCTTCGCGCGTGTCAACGATGCGCTGGCGCCGCTCAAGACCGCGCTCGGCTACAGCACCGCGCCCGGCACCACCGAGTGCGTGCCGGCCTGGCGCGGGCTCACGCCGCTCGCGATGAACCCCTGGTACGGGCAGGCGCCCAACCAGCAGCTCTACGAGCCGCAGAGCGCCATCGCCGCCATCCGCTGGACGCACTACGACGACCTGCGCAACGTCTACGGTGTCGACGCCACCGGCGCGGCGCGCCCGACCTGGGACAACGTGGGCGTGCAGTACGGCCTGCGCTCGTTGAAGGAAGGCCGGATCACGCCCGACGAGTTCCTCGACCTCAACTTCAAGATCGGCGGCTGGAAGCACCCGAGCGACATGGTGCAGGAGGGCTTCCCCTTCTTCGGCACCTCGCAGGCCGAGATCAACCGGGCGCTCACCGAGCCTGGCTACTTCGACCCGTGGAGCCGTCGCAACATGCGCTTGAGCCCCACGCCCGACCAGCCGGCGCCTCGCACCAAGGGTGACCCGATCGCCACGCGTGCGGCCTACACCTCGGGCCACGTGTTCGACGGCGAGCTCACGCTCCCCACCATCGACCACCGCCAGTACATGGAGCGCGAGCTCGATATGCACAACTCGCACCAGTCGTTCGCGGTGCGAAAGCGTGTGCTGGACAAGATGGGCCGTGCCGATCACCTGGTGATCTGGTTCACCGACACGATGCCCGGCCAGCCCAAGGCCAGCCAGTCGTTCGACGCCATTGCGGTGATGGACGAGTGGATGGCCAACATCCGCGCCAACCCGAAGAAGGGCATCGCCCGCAACCGGCCCGCGCGGGCGGTCGACAGCTGCTTCGACGTGCATGGCCAGCTCATCTACGCCGGTGACGACGCGTGGAACGGGATCCTCGACTCGCTGCCGCCGGGCCCGTGCACGCAGCGCTTCCCGATCTACGGCACCTCACGCACCGTGGCCGGTGCGCCGATCGAAGGCGGCATCTACCAGTGCTCGCTCAAACCGGTCGAGCGGGCGCTGATGGATGGCACCTATGCGCCGTGGATGCCCAACGCGGCGGCGGTGGCGAAGCTCAAGCAGATCTTCCCCGAGGGGGTGTGCGACTACAGCCGGCCCGACCAGGCCCGGCCGCGCAAGCACCACCACTGA
- a CDS encoding acyl CoA:acetate/3-ketoacid CoA transferase: MSKLIDAKAAAGLIPDGATVWLGGLAMMGFAEEIAKAIEARYLESGHPKNLTTWASGAIGNAKDGGMVHFAHPGLLKRMIAGHYGQCGANLMKMVMAGEIEAYNFPQGSLANLPKHIAARTPGLLTKVGLGTFVDPRIEGGKMNSATTASLNEVVQFAGEEWLFYPSPKVDVALIRATLADEKGNLSMDKEGVLLETLSVAQAVKANGGIVIAQVERIVKAGSLHPKSVKVPGLVVDHVVISKPENHMQTISTAYNPALAGDIRVPVSALKPMPLDARKVIARRAAAELIQGAVVNLGIGVPAGVPAVAHEEGLGDAFELSVESGVNGGVPQMGGDFALSLNAESIIEQPLQFNFYDGGGIDVSCLGLAQADASGNVNVSKFSGRPVGCGGFINITQSAKKLVFCGTFTADGLELEIGGGLLKVTKEGAHRKFISQVEQITFSGPGSVQRRQQVLFITERAVFHLTAEGLELTEVAPGIDLERDVLAHMDFKPVMKNVRPMDPGIFQETWGGLAEAMRHARPLT; encoded by the coding sequence ATGAGCAAACTGATAGACGCGAAGGCCGCTGCCGGCTTGATCCCCGATGGCGCCACGGTGTGGCTGGGCGGTCTGGCGATGATGGGTTTCGCCGAAGAGATCGCGAAGGCGATCGAGGCGCGTTACCTGGAGAGCGGCCACCCGAAGAACCTGACCACCTGGGCCTCGGGCGCGATCGGCAACGCGAAGGACGGCGGCATGGTGCACTTCGCCCACCCCGGCCTGCTCAAACGCATGATCGCGGGCCACTACGGCCAGTGCGGCGCTAATCTCATGAAGATGGTGATGGCCGGCGAGATCGAGGCCTACAACTTCCCGCAAGGGTCGCTCGCCAACCTGCCCAAGCACATCGCGGCGCGCACGCCGGGCTTGCTCACCAAGGTGGGCCTCGGCACCTTCGTCGACCCGCGCATCGAGGGCGGCAAGATGAACAGCGCCACCACCGCAAGCCTCAACGAGGTGGTGCAGTTCGCCGGCGAAGAGTGGCTCTTCTACCCGTCGCCCAAGGTCGACGTGGCGCTGATCCGCGCGACGCTCGCCGACGAGAAGGGCAACCTCTCGATGGACAAGGAAGGCGTGCTGCTGGAAACCCTCTCCGTCGCGCAAGCGGTGAAGGCCAATGGCGGCATCGTGATCGCGCAGGTCGAGCGCATCGTGAAGGCCGGCTCGTTGCACCCGAAGTCGGTGAAGGTGCCGGGGCTGGTGGTCGACCATGTGGTGATCTCGAAACCCGAGAACCACATGCAGACCATCAGCACGGCCTACAACCCGGCGCTCGCGGGCGACATCCGCGTGCCGGTGAGTGCGTTGAAGCCCATGCCGCTCGACGCCCGCAAGGTGATCGCCCGACGCGCCGCGGCCGAGCTGATCCAGGGTGCCGTGGTGAACCTCGGCATCGGCGTGCCCGCGGGCGTGCCCGCCGTGGCCCATGAAGAAGGCCTGGGCGATGCCTTCGAGCTGAGCGTGGAGTCCGGCGTCAATGGCGGCGTGCCGCAGATGGGCGGCGACTTCGCGCTCTCGCTCAACGCCGAGTCGATCATCGAGCAGCCGCTGCAGTTCAACTTCTACGACGGCGGCGGCATCGACGTGAGCTGCCTCGGCCTCGCGCAGGCCGATGCGAGTGGCAACGTCAACGTCAGCAAGTTCAGCGGCCGGCCGGTCGGCTGCGGCGGCTTCATCAACATCACGCAGAGCGCGAAGAAGCTGGTCTTCTGCGGCACCTTCACCGCCGACGGGCTGGAGCTCGAGATCGGCGGCGGCCTGCTCAAGGTGACCAAGGAAGGCGCACACCGCAAGTTCATCTCGCAGGTCGAGCAGATCACCTTCAGCGGCCCGGGCTCGGTGCAGCGCCGGCAGCAGGTGCTCTTCATCACCGAGCGCGCCGTCTTCCACCTCACCGCCGAAGGCCTGGAGCTGACCGAGGTCGCCCCCGGCATCGACCTCGAGCGCGACGTGCTCGCGCACATGGACTTCAAGCCCGTGATGAAGAACGTGCGCCCGATGGACCCGGGCATCTTCCAGGAGACATGGGGCGGCCTGGCAGAGGCGATGCGGCATGCCAGGCCGCTGACGTGA
- a CDS encoding crotonase/enoyl-CoA hydratase family protein, giving the protein MSTDFRPATGLLASLDLLQVSQAGPVLHLRLNRPAKRNAISDTLIQQLHTAFVNLPDDVRVAIVSGEGDHFCAGLDLSELVERDVGEGVLHSRMWHAAFDQVQFGRVPVVAVLHGAVVGGGLELASSTHIRVAEASAYFGLPEGQRGLFVGGGGSARIPRLMGVARMADMMLTGRVYDAQEGLAAGLVQYVVPQGAGFAKAYELAQRIAQNAPLSNYAVTHALPRIADQSQSEGLFTESLMAAVAESTPEAKDRLRAFLEKRAGKVVKS; this is encoded by the coding sequence ATGAGCACAGATTTCCGCCCCGCCACCGGCCTGCTCGCCTCGCTCGACCTGCTGCAGGTGAGCCAGGCCGGCCCGGTGCTGCACCTCCGCCTCAACCGCCCGGCCAAGCGCAACGCCATCTCCGACACGCTGATTCAGCAACTGCACACCGCCTTCGTCAACCTGCCCGATGACGTGCGCGTGGCCATCGTCAGCGGCGAGGGCGATCACTTCTGCGCCGGGCTCGACCTCTCCGAGCTCGTGGAGCGCGACGTGGGCGAGGGCGTGCTGCACTCGCGCATGTGGCATGCGGCCTTCGACCAGGTGCAGTTCGGCCGCGTGCCGGTGGTGGCGGTGCTGCACGGCGCGGTGGTCGGCGGTGGCCTGGAGCTGGCCTCCTCCACCCACATCCGCGTGGCCGAAGCCTCGGCTTACTTCGGCCTGCCCGAAGGCCAGCGCGGCCTCTTCGTCGGCGGCGGCGGCTCGGCGCGCATCCCGCGCCTGATGGGCGTGGCCCGCATGGCCGACATGATGCTGACCGGCCGTGTGTATGACGCGCAGGAAGGCCTCGCCGCCGGCCTCGTGCAGTACGTGGTGCCGCAGGGCGCCGGTTTCGCCAAGGCCTACGAGCTCGCGCAGCGCATCGCGCAGAACGCGCCGCTCTCCAATTACGCCGTCACGCACGCGCTGCCGCGCATCGCCGATCAGTCGCAGTCGGAAGGCCTCTTCACCGAGTCGCTGATGGCGGCGGTGGCCGAATCGACGCCCGAAGCGAAAGACCGCCTGCGCGCGTTCCTCGAAAAGCGTGCGGGGAAGGTGGTGAAGTCGTGA